One part of the Sorangiineae bacterium MSr11954 genome encodes these proteins:
- a CDS encoding AraC family transcriptional regulator has translation MSADIAQSLGMASSTASTVRLGSGPRTVLARPDVGAAGHTVQRSDLTSRRVVVDQATLILVEEGRKRIRWSGGECAARPGDALSLHPGEVVDIANTPGRSGTYRALWICWYPELLAAPSARRRPSPRVALHSALGDDFRASFYRAFDSLSERDGLPASITVHRLQEVLLWLGERGFHFPLPAPASLGQQVRRLLATDPSAAWSMEQVAQETATSIPTLRRKLAAEGMAFRDLVQDVRMSHALALLQNTDAPVLHVAMAAGYASASRFSARFRARFGYLPTDIRGQNRGRTTSSFSSHRPPGAI, from the coding sequence ATGAGCGCTGACATCGCGCAGAGCCTCGGAATGGCAAGCAGCACCGCCAGCACGGTTCGGCTCGGATCCGGCCCGCGCACGGTCCTCGCGCGTCCCGATGTGGGCGCCGCGGGGCACACCGTGCAACGCTCCGATCTCACGTCGCGCCGAGTCGTGGTCGACCAGGCGACGCTCATCCTCGTCGAAGAGGGGCGCAAGCGTATTCGTTGGTCCGGCGGTGAATGCGCCGCGCGCCCTGGCGATGCCTTGTCCTTGCATCCGGGCGAGGTGGTGGACATCGCCAACACACCCGGTCGCAGCGGCACATACCGAGCCCTCTGGATCTGCTGGTACCCCGAGCTGCTCGCCGCGCCCAGCGCCCGGCGCCGCCCGAGCCCGCGCGTGGCATTGCACTCCGCATTGGGCGATGATTTTCGCGCATCGTTCTACCGCGCCTTCGACAGCTTGAGCGAACGCGATGGCCTGCCGGCGAGCATCACCGTGCACCGTCTGCAGGAGGTCCTGCTCTGGCTGGGCGAGCGGGGCTTTCACTTCCCGCTGCCGGCGCCGGCCTCGCTCGGTCAGCAGGTGCGCCGCCTCCTCGCGACCGATCCGTCCGCCGCCTGGTCGATGGAGCAGGTGGCGCAGGAGACCGCGACCAGCATCCCGACCTTGCGGAGAAAGCTGGCGGCGGAGGGCATGGCCTTTCGCGATCTCGTGCAGGACGTCCGCATGTCGCACGCGCTCGCGCTCCTCCAGAACACCGATGCTCCCGTGCTCCACGTCGCCATGGCCGCCGGCTACGCCTCCGCATCCCGTTTCTCCGCACGATTCCGCGCGCGCTTCGGCTATTTGCCCACCGACATTCGCGGACAGAACCGCGGGCGCACGACCTCGTCTTTTTCCAGCCATCGCCCGCCCGGCGCCATTTAG
- a CDS encoding glutathione S-transferase produces the protein MLKIHHLGHSQSERIVWLCEELELPYTLEKYTRDPATRLSPPALKARHPLGAAPLLELDGMLLAESAAIVELILARYGRGRLQHGPDHPDFTSYLYWFHFSNGNLQPAMLRSSTVARCGLAPDHPVRASAQERLGNVFALIEGRLAQQDYLAGSTFTAADIMSVFSLTTMRLFYPVDLVPYPNIRAYLQRIGARPAYRRAMAKGDPDLTPVLT, from the coding sequence ATGCTGAAAATCCATCACCTCGGCCACTCTCAATCGGAGCGGATCGTCTGGCTTTGTGAAGAGCTCGAGCTCCCTTACACGCTCGAGAAATACACCCGCGATCCCGCTACGCGCCTGTCTCCTCCGGCGCTAAAGGCGCGGCATCCGCTGGGCGCGGCGCCGCTCCTCGAGCTCGATGGGATGCTGCTGGCCGAATCGGCGGCCATCGTCGAGCTCATCCTGGCCCGATATGGCCGCGGACGTTTGCAGCACGGGCCGGACCACCCCGATTTCACGTCGTATCTTTACTGGTTTCACTTCTCCAATGGCAATCTTCAGCCCGCGATGCTCCGATCGTCGACCGTGGCGCGCTGTGGGCTGGCACCGGATCACCCCGTTCGAGCGTCGGCGCAGGAGCGGCTGGGCAACGTGTTTGCGCTCATCGAAGGGCGGCTGGCGCAACAGGATTACCTCGCAGGGAGCACGTTCACCGCGGCCGATATCATGAGCGTCTTCTCGTTGACCACCATGCGCCTGTTCTATCCGGTGGATCTCGTCCCTTATCCAAACATCCGGGCGTATCTCCAGCGCATCGGCGCTCGGCCGGCCTATCGGCGGGCGATGGCCAAAGGCGATCCGGATCTGACGCCCGTGTTGACATGA
- a CDS encoding sigma 54-interacting transcriptional regulator, which translates to MHLMIARGTPLGARIVVDHTVKIVGRAYDTDLTLEDRAVSRHHFQVVATSNHEVRVRVCGTAAPLIHADRTVRDAVLKTGDSFVVGNTVLVVAEGEAAADGDACAGPLPSSPTITAIQNLLGGPASDVRAFAAIVALNEALAAARDIPSLTTALGVWAKEHIPCDHVDVALVPPIAEVDDTTAIVETVSETDRAKRCARLVVPARGSSGSSICWLGFTTTIPPQSVTDPLRRLLVIVGQICATRMAQMGAQSELLAVQEDRESLRRQALGSAHAFLGSSAPAKDVVRFIPKLAVSDTRVLLKGESGVGKTFVARLLHELGPRTSKPFQVVNCAAIPEHSIESALFGHERGAFTGAVATQRGVFEAAEGGTVLLDEIGELPLASQAKLLRALEDKRYERLGSTQSRVVSARVIATTNRDLDAMVAAGTFRVDLFFRISVVSLRIPSLRERAGDLELLARRILEDLLPSAGRRIDGFSPEALDSIRRYSWPGNVRELRNAIEHAIALGEGRLIASSDLPATVRSAPKAPSEPAAAEHPSLIELPMNENQLHARNREAALRRSDGNITRAAALLGIERAALYKTTIYKKRSSN; encoded by the coding sequence ATGCATCTCATGATTGCGCGCGGCACGCCGCTCGGTGCGCGAATCGTCGTCGACCATACCGTGAAGATCGTCGGCCGCGCCTACGATACGGATCTTACGTTGGAAGATCGCGCGGTGTCGCGGCACCATTTTCAAGTGGTGGCGACATCGAATCATGAAGTGCGCGTTCGCGTATGCGGCACCGCCGCGCCGCTGATTCATGCCGATCGTACGGTTCGGGACGCGGTCTTGAAGACAGGCGATTCGTTCGTGGTCGGCAATACGGTGCTCGTGGTCGCGGAGGGCGAAGCGGCCGCAGATGGTGACGCGTGCGCGGGCCCCCTGCCGTCGAGCCCCACGATCACCGCCATTCAGAACCTTCTGGGCGGGCCCGCCTCGGACGTTCGTGCGTTCGCCGCCATCGTCGCCTTGAACGAGGCGCTCGCGGCGGCGCGGGATATCCCATCGCTCACGACCGCGCTCGGCGTTTGGGCGAAAGAGCATATCCCGTGTGATCATGTCGATGTCGCGCTCGTCCCTCCCATCGCCGAGGTCGACGACACCACCGCCATCGTGGAAACGGTCTCCGAAACCGATCGCGCAAAGCGATGCGCGCGGCTGGTGGTGCCGGCGCGGGGCAGCTCGGGGAGCTCGATATGCTGGCTCGGTTTCACCACCACGATACCGCCCCAGAGCGTGACGGATCCCTTGCGGCGGCTGCTCGTCATCGTCGGGCAAATCTGCGCCACGCGCATGGCGCAAATGGGAGCGCAATCGGAGTTGCTCGCGGTGCAAGAGGACCGCGAATCGCTCCGGCGGCAAGCGCTCGGCAGCGCGCATGCCTTCCTCGGGAGCTCGGCGCCGGCCAAGGATGTCGTTCGGTTCATTCCCAAATTGGCAGTGTCCGATACGCGGGTGCTCCTCAAAGGCGAATCGGGGGTCGGCAAAACGTTCGTCGCGCGCCTGCTCCACGAGCTGGGGCCGCGCACGTCCAAGCCGTTTCAGGTCGTGAACTGCGCGGCCATCCCGGAGCATTCGATCGAGAGCGCCCTCTTTGGGCATGAGCGCGGTGCGTTCACCGGCGCGGTCGCGACGCAAAGAGGTGTCTTCGAAGCGGCCGAGGGAGGAACCGTGCTGCTCGACGAGATCGGCGAGCTGCCCCTCGCGAGCCAGGCGAAGCTGCTGCGCGCCCTCGAAGACAAGCGGTACGAGCGTTTGGGCTCGACCCAATCGCGCGTCGTGAGCGCGCGCGTCATCGCGACCACCAACCGCGATCTCGACGCCATGGTCGCGGCCGGGACCTTTCGGGTCGACCTTTTCTTCCGCATCTCCGTGGTGAGCTTGAGGATCCCTTCGCTGCGCGAGCGCGCCGGCGATCTCGAGCTCCTCGCGCGCCGCATCCTCGAAGATTTGCTCCCCAGCGCCGGCCGGCGCATCGATGGATTCTCGCCCGAGGCGCTCGACTCCATTCGCCGCTATTCCTGGCCCGGCAATGTGCGCGAGCTTCGAAATGCCATCGAGCACGCCATCGCCCTCGGCGAAGGCCGGCTCATCGCTTCGAGCGACTTGCCGGCCACCGTTCGAAGCGCGCCAAAAGCGCCCAGCGAGCCGGCGGCCGCGGAGCACCCGAGCCTGATCGAGCTGCCGATGAACGAGAACCAATTGCACGCGCGAAACCGCGAGGCCGCGCTCCGCCGAAGTGACGGCAATATCACGCGGGCGGCTGCGCTCCTTGGAATCGAACGGGCCGCACTTTATAAAACAACGATTTATAAAAAGCGAAGCAGCAATTGA
- a CDS encoding SgcJ/EcaC family oxidoreductase, which translates to MSNDERAIREVIRAWMTATKEGDHATVLRLMADDVVFLVPGRPPFGKEAFAAATQVAGGASFEGTNDIEELTVAGDWAFCRCRLSVKVTPPHGDPIRRAGYTLTIFRREPSGAWVLARDANLLTSQ; encoded by the coding sequence ATGTCGAACGATGAACGCGCAATCCGCGAGGTCATCCGCGCTTGGATGACGGCGACGAAAGAAGGTGACCACGCGACGGTCCTTCGCCTGATGGCCGATGATGTGGTGTTCCTGGTGCCCGGCCGCCCTCCCTTTGGCAAGGAAGCCTTCGCCGCAGCTACGCAGGTCGCGGGCGGCGCGTCCTTCGAGGGAACCAATGACATCGAGGAGCTCACGGTGGCCGGCGATTGGGCATTTTGCCGCTGCCGGCTCTCCGTCAAGGTCACACCGCCCCATGGAGATCCCATTCGACGGGCGGGCTACACCCTCACGATCTTTCGCCGGGAACCCAGCGGCGCCTGGGTGTTGGCGCGCGATGCCAATCTTTTGACGTCCCAATGA
- a CDS encoding ATP-binding protein: protein MEDLRPRTTLFCAVLALAIALSMLLRGRRAAHWLFAAFSLEVALWWGSQSLYGLFQATIWARVTAVLTVLLPQFAVHLFQSIVPLDSEAERPSALTKFATAVGIPMLVLELSPYHEAPLSLGLVYFYVFGLIAAALVSMARRGQRSPSRAVRDRVNFLFAVGAAATTFTLADFLSFLGVRLPPIGAVLSIVFLFVLAESLARPRLADLYEMAGRLLVATALAFALAGIFYVFVTYIGRFNTMYLNAVLAAIVFLVLFEPLQTEVETRMHQFFFRERYVLETSIDELKRRLSHVLEIDQMADTVLEGLENSHRVTSCAIYLRDQDGNGFDMIGSIGEEPIRRLETVTVRPLLDRLQATRSMSFEEIAREHKDSPLLAVGAATLGPHKNSVLVAVKGDDEEIVGIICIADERMRDAFTPEEIALLETVASQIGVAIANSRIYSRMKERDRLAALGAMAAGLAHEVKNPLGAIKGAAQLLEESGESGPASGSDSREFVGIILEEVDRLNRVVASFLDYARPHAGNPVPLDINAAVRRTMQILTSQKADSLEFHLELTDPLPRAKIDPEQFRQVLINFIQNAAQAMDGRGRITVSTARRTRRRPWPSRQDSERPAVSERNLTNEVEMVEVSVRDTGPGISQKVLKHIFVPFFTTKEQGTGLGLAISQSIVQNAGGTIDVQTLPGAGTTFTILLPAATDALRTPLPTAAPTKPLTIV from the coding sequence GTGGAGGATCTTCGTCCGCGAACAACGCTCTTTTGCGCAGTTCTGGCGCTCGCCATCGCGCTCTCGATGTTGCTTCGAGGGCGCCGGGCGGCCCACTGGCTCTTCGCAGCGTTTTCGCTCGAGGTCGCTCTTTGGTGGGGTAGTCAGTCCCTCTACGGGCTCTTCCAGGCGACCATCTGGGCACGTGTAACCGCCGTGCTCACGGTGCTCCTGCCGCAGTTTGCGGTGCACCTGTTCCAGTCGATCGTCCCGCTGGATAGCGAAGCGGAGCGGCCTTCGGCGCTGACGAAGTTTGCCACCGCCGTCGGCATTCCGATGTTGGTGCTCGAGCTATCGCCATATCACGAGGCGCCGCTCTCGCTGGGGCTCGTCTACTTTTATGTCTTCGGCCTCATCGCAGCCGCATTGGTATCCATGGCGCGACGTGGTCAAAGAAGCCCATCGCGCGCCGTACGCGATCGCGTGAACTTTCTATTTGCAGTCGGTGCAGCTGCAACCACATTTACGCTGGCCGACTTCCTTTCGTTTTTAGGTGTGCGCCTTCCGCCCATCGGTGCGGTGCTCTCCATCGTCTTTCTCTTCGTCCTGGCCGAGTCGCTCGCGCGCCCGCGGCTCGCGGACCTCTATGAAATGGCGGGACGGCTGCTGGTCGCCACGGCGTTGGCGTTCGCGCTGGCCGGCATTTTCTATGTCTTCGTTACGTACATCGGCCGCTTCAACACGATGTACCTGAACGCGGTGCTCGCGGCGATCGTCTTCTTGGTGCTCTTCGAGCCGCTGCAGACGGAGGTCGAGACGCGCATGCACCAGTTCTTCTTCCGCGAGCGCTATGTGCTCGAGACGAGCATCGACGAGCTGAAACGAAGGCTCTCGCACGTGCTCGAGATCGACCAGATGGCCGATACGGTGCTCGAGGGGCTCGAGAACTCGCACCGGGTCACGTCGTGCGCCATCTACTTGCGCGACCAAGATGGCAACGGCTTCGACATGATCGGGAGCATCGGCGAGGAGCCGATCCGTCGCCTCGAGACGGTGACCGTCCGCCCTCTGCTCGACCGCTTGCAGGCCACGCGCTCCATGTCGTTCGAGGAAATTGCGCGGGAGCACAAGGACTCCCCGTTGCTCGCCGTCGGCGCTGCGACCCTCGGCCCGCACAAGAACTCCGTGCTCGTGGCGGTGAAAGGCGATGACGAGGAGATCGTCGGCATCATCTGCATCGCCGACGAGCGCATGCGCGACGCGTTCACGCCGGAGGAGATCGCGCTGCTCGAAACGGTCGCATCGCAGATCGGCGTCGCCATCGCCAACAGCCGGATCTATTCGCGCATGAAAGAGCGCGATCGCCTGGCGGCGCTGGGCGCGATGGCCGCGGGCCTGGCCCACGAGGTCAAAAATCCGCTCGGCGCCATCAAGGGCGCGGCGCAGCTGCTCGAGGAGAGCGGCGAGTCGGGTCCGGCCTCGGGCTCCGATTCGCGGGAGTTCGTCGGCATCATTTTGGAAGAAGTGGACCGGCTGAACCGGGTGGTCGCGAGCTTTCTCGACTATGCGCGGCCGCACGCGGGCAACCCCGTGCCGCTGGACATCAACGCCGCCGTGCGGCGCACGATGCAGATCCTCACGAGCCAAAAAGCGGACTCGCTCGAGTTCCACTTGGAGCTCACCGATCCCCTCCCGCGGGCGAAGATCGACCCCGAACAGTTTCGCCAGGTGCTGATCAACTTCATCCAGAACGCCGCACAAGCCATGGATGGGCGCGGCCGCATCACGGTGAGCACCGCGCGTCGCACGCGGCGCAGGCCCTGGCCGTCGCGTCAGGACAGCGAGCGACCGGCGGTCAGCGAGCGCAATCTGACGAATGAAGTCGAGATGGTCGAGGTCTCGGTGCGCGATACGGGGCCAGGCATTTCGCAGAAGGTGCTCAAACACATCTTCGTGCCGTTCTTCACCACGAAGGAACAAGGCACGGGGCTCGGGCTCGCCATCAGCCAAAGCATCGTGCAGAACGCGGGCGGCACCATCGACGTGCAAACCCTGCCGGGCGCGGGGACGACGTTCACCATCCTGCTGCCCGCGGCGACCGATGCGCTTCGCACGCCGCTCCCGACGGCAGCGCCGACCAAGCCGCTGACGATCGTTTAG
- a CDS encoding sigma 54-interacting transcriptional regulator has product MAVIASLPRAGTWDRLVATELATVRMASPEAPSGIVSPLLVFATSETSDVATDLGAQTFDVAPTLGDDEKRRWFTALCDDAERLFESDDISTLEKFWQTLKCAPRERRDEDASLPAEARELFTALALVRHAWPKTDIAALGGDRDKLRALVTSGSVEIEHGWISISPAGEQRAIEAASLASEDTCQRVASALSRQWPADPWAQARAAELQLLANDVSGADKAHSDALARLPDALARRDVIARWMKAVDSLHQEDAQLMLRVSAAERALTAGEAEEALRWAKNAAASAPENWPVALLFGRAAAATGDLVTARVAFQRAMTLASNAGEELAPILVELADVAHLSGDLETAARDANLALGTRSAALQLRARNILGKIYLAKSQWDEAERHFAEDACSAARIGDTGAELRARINRGIALMSKGMYDEARSILESVREEAERLGEVKMAGFAYINLAVVAMWRHDYGAALKYSEAGLKFGQRVGDRLRTAQVLGNLAELRYKLGLFEHAEHAVVFGRRTIAPGMSPDVTTRLSINAARLALERGNTAEARREILRAISDGERAGDRNLLLGWAYRSAVRIALEDGDLASARHALQKADELAVMGDARTEVAFLRALIARAEGKFEIHLALEALTLAREAGEEELLRDIHVLLAEHYRTEKMFALARTHVEQAIVLRDQVAQGLEGEVRAAFLRRKDVANLAPMLENIVDLEKTLRALAAAEGSYEELPPTVRFGRSRASASGPPDTGRAALGEESVRGRLSTLVRPQRHMVGEDPAMVALQGAIKKVARSESTVLIRGESGTGKELVAEALHRASLRVNGPLVTVNCAALVETLLLSELFGHEKGAFTGAVARRRGRFELAEGGTLFLDEIGDISPRTQVALLRVLQERTFERVGGTTPIHANVRIVCATHRDLRAMVERGEFREDLYYRLRGITLEVPPLRARLGDIPRIGDSLLERIASERGEPRKKLSEQALQLLMRHRWPGNVRELENALRAASLFAEGAVIQLEDLLENVDDLRAAATTPPESPRAAPVSSKPMFSSDGDSSLQDIDDSLHTITDSDDSSGDGDTGGSTEETLADFEQTGNLPPDETGATTVAYACIKQGALSLPDLKRQIERDCIARALEETRGNITRAASLLGMKRPRLSQLVKQYGLLAASEGSL; this is encoded by the coding sequence TTGGCGGTCATTGCTTCGTTGCCGCGCGCCGGAACGTGGGATCGATTGGTCGCGACCGAGCTGGCCACCGTTCGTATGGCCTCGCCGGAGGCACCCAGCGGAATCGTGTCGCCGCTCTTGGTCTTTGCCACGAGCGAGACGAGCGACGTCGCCACCGATCTGGGCGCGCAGACGTTCGACGTCGCGCCCACCCTGGGCGACGACGAAAAGCGCCGATGGTTCACCGCGCTCTGCGACGACGCGGAGCGATTGTTCGAATCGGACGATATCTCGACCCTCGAGAAATTCTGGCAGACCCTGAAATGCGCGCCGCGCGAGCGCCGCGACGAGGACGCGTCGCTCCCGGCCGAAGCGCGAGAGCTGTTTACTGCGCTTGCGTTGGTGCGCCATGCGTGGCCCAAGACGGATATCGCGGCGCTGGGTGGCGATCGGGATAAGCTTCGAGCCCTCGTGACCTCGGGCTCCGTGGAGATCGAGCACGGCTGGATATCCATCAGCCCCGCGGGGGAGCAGCGGGCGATCGAAGCCGCTTCGCTGGCCTCGGAGGACACCTGCCAGCGGGTGGCCTCCGCGCTCAGCCGCCAGTGGCCTGCGGATCCATGGGCCCAAGCGCGGGCCGCCGAGCTCCAGCTCCTCGCGAACGACGTCTCGGGGGCCGACAAAGCCCACTCGGATGCATTGGCCCGGCTCCCCGACGCGCTCGCTCGTCGGGATGTCATCGCCCGGTGGATGAAGGCGGTGGACTCCCTCCACCAGGAAGACGCGCAGCTCATGTTGCGCGTCAGCGCCGCCGAGCGGGCCCTCACGGCGGGCGAAGCCGAGGAGGCGCTTCGGTGGGCCAAAAATGCCGCGGCGAGCGCACCGGAAAACTGGCCGGTCGCCCTCCTCTTCGGACGTGCAGCTGCCGCCACCGGCGACTTGGTCACGGCGCGCGTCGCGTTCCAGCGAGCCATGACGTTGGCGTCCAATGCCGGCGAGGAGCTCGCTCCCATTTTGGTCGAGCTCGCGGATGTCGCGCATCTGAGCGGCGATCTGGAGACGGCCGCGCGTGACGCGAACCTCGCGCTCGGCACGCGATCCGCGGCGTTGCAGCTTCGCGCGAGAAACATCCTCGGCAAGATCTACCTGGCCAAGTCCCAATGGGACGAAGCCGAGCGTCACTTCGCGGAGGATGCTTGCAGTGCGGCCCGTATCGGCGACACCGGGGCCGAGCTCCGCGCGCGGATCAATCGCGGCATCGCGCTCATGTCGAAAGGCATGTACGACGAGGCGCGCTCCATCCTCGAGAGCGTGCGCGAGGAGGCCGAGCGGCTGGGCGAAGTGAAGATGGCCGGCTTCGCGTACATCAACCTCGCCGTCGTCGCCATGTGGAGGCACGACTACGGCGCCGCGCTCAAATACTCGGAGGCGGGCCTTAAGTTTGGTCAGCGGGTCGGCGATCGCCTTCGCACCGCCCAAGTCTTGGGTAACCTGGCCGAGCTTCGGTACAAGCTCGGGCTCTTCGAACACGCCGAGCACGCGGTCGTCTTCGGGCGTCGCACCATCGCGCCCGGGATGTCTCCAGACGTCACCACGCGACTGAGCATCAACGCCGCGCGCCTCGCGCTCGAGCGTGGAAACACCGCCGAAGCCCGACGCGAAATCCTGCGCGCCATCTCCGACGGCGAACGGGCGGGCGATCGCAATTTGCTCTTGGGGTGGGCGTATCGCTCGGCCGTGCGCATTGCTCTCGAGGACGGCGATCTCGCATCCGCCCGCCACGCGCTGCAGAAAGCCGATGAGCTCGCGGTCATGGGCGACGCTCGCACCGAGGTTGCGTTCCTCCGTGCGCTCATCGCGCGCGCCGAAGGCAAGTTCGAGATTCATCTGGCTCTCGAGGCTCTCACGCTCGCTCGAGAGGCAGGTGAAGAAGAGCTCCTCCGCGATATCCACGTACTCCTCGCCGAGCATTACCGTACGGAGAAGATGTTCGCGCTCGCGCGGACGCACGTGGAGCAAGCGATTGTCTTGCGCGATCAGGTCGCGCAAGGGCTCGAAGGAGAGGTCCGCGCAGCGTTCCTGCGACGCAAAGACGTCGCGAACCTCGCTCCCATGCTCGAGAACATCGTCGATCTCGAGAAGACCCTTCGCGCCCTCGCGGCCGCCGAGGGTTCCTACGAAGAGCTCCCGCCCACGGTCCGTTTTGGCCGGTCGCGCGCCTCGGCATCCGGGCCGCCGGACACGGGTCGCGCCGCGCTGGGAGAAGAGTCGGTTCGGGGACGTCTCTCGACGCTCGTTCGTCCGCAGCGACACATGGTCGGTGAAGACCCTGCGATGGTCGCCCTTCAAGGCGCCATCAAGAAGGTAGCTCGCTCCGAGAGCACGGTGCTCATCCGCGGTGAGAGCGGGACCGGAAAGGAGCTGGTCGCCGAAGCGCTCCATCGGGCGAGCCTCCGAGTCAACGGTCCTCTCGTCACGGTCAACTGCGCCGCGCTGGTCGAGACGTTGCTCCTCTCGGAGCTCTTCGGCCACGAGAAGGGCGCCTTCACCGGCGCGGTCGCGCGGCGGCGCGGGAGGTTCGAGCTCGCCGAAGGCGGGACGCTCTTCCTCGACGAGATCGGAGACATCTCGCCTCGTACGCAGGTCGCTCTCCTCCGTGTCCTGCAGGAGCGAACCTTCGAGCGGGTCGGCGGAACGACACCGATTCATGCGAACGTGCGGATCGTTTGCGCCACCCACCGTGACCTACGCGCGATGGTGGAGAGGGGTGAGTTCCGCGAGGATCTCTATTATCGACTTCGCGGGATCACGCTCGAAGTCCCGCCGCTTCGCGCGCGGCTCGGCGATATACCTCGTATCGGCGACTCGCTGCTCGAACGTATCGCGAGCGAGCGCGGTGAGCCGCGTAAGAAGCTGTCCGAGCAGGCACTACAGCTCCTCATGCGCCATCGCTGGCCCGGCAATGTGCGTGAGCTGGAAAACGCCCTGCGCGCCGCATCCCTTTTCGCCGAGGGAGCCGTCATCCAGCTCGAGGATTTGCTGGAGAACGTCGACGATCTCCGTGCAGCTGCAACGACGCCACCGGAGTCGCCCCGCGCCGCTCCCGTTTCCTCGAAGCCGATGTTCTCGAGCGACGGAGATTCCAGTCTCCAGGACATCGATGACTCACTACACACAATAACCGACTCGGACGATAGCTCGGGTGATGGCGATACCGGCGGCTCAACTGAAGAAACCTTGGCAGATTTCGAGCAGACTGGTAATCTCCCACCGGACGAAACGGGCGCGACGACAGTCGCCTATGCCTGCATCAAGCAAGGCGCCCTTTCATTGCCCGATCTCAAACGTCAAATCGAACGAGATTGCATAGCCCGCGCCCTCGAAGAAACCAGAGGAAATATCACGCGCGCAGCATCACTTTTGGGCATGAAGCGGCCGCGTCTGTCGCAGCTCGTCAAACAGTACGGACTTCTTGCTGCATCGGAGGGCTCGTTATGA
- a CDS encoding DUF2520 domain-containing protein — translation MSGSRRAKPPSTPKKRSGPSVYIFGAGKVGVALADVIRKIGGKVVLRAAREGLPKRPIEAELLVFAVRDRELPTFATRFAEAGLVSRKTACVHVSGAATAESLAPLRAVSAGVAQMHPMISFASLRRWPSLDGGHVHVQGDPKAVSRARSLARALGMTPRTFPDLDTIGYHAAAGLVANGAAALAAIGVHVLATAGVPPEVAPKMLGPLLHSVADNIKALGFPDALTGPVRRGEPQSVARHLELLRARVPDAVPLFIAAGFAQLPLAKALGEAPASSFDAIRSILHDAATPTASSTTLSPGSSLAPTPSNEQMPRE, via the coding sequence GTGTCAGGATCGCGACGCGCGAAACCACCGTCTACGCCCAAGAAGCGCAGCGGCCCGTCGGTCTACATCTTCGGCGCTGGCAAAGTCGGCGTTGCGCTCGCCGATGTCATTCGCAAAATCGGCGGAAAGGTCGTCTTGCGCGCCGCGCGCGAAGGCCTCCCGAAGCGCCCGATCGAGGCGGAGCTTCTCGTTTTTGCAGTCCGCGACCGCGAGCTCCCAACCTTTGCAACCCGCTTTGCGGAGGCAGGCCTCGTCTCTCGCAAGACGGCATGCGTCCACGTGTCGGGCGCCGCCACCGCCGAATCCCTCGCCCCGCTGCGCGCCGTTTCGGCGGGCGTCGCGCAGATGCACCCCATGATCTCGTTCGCATCCTTGCGACGCTGGCCCTCGCTCGACGGCGGTCATGTGCATGTACAAGGGGATCCGAAGGCCGTCTCCCGCGCCCGCAGCCTCGCGCGGGCCCTCGGAATGACCCCACGCACATTCCCCGACCTCGACACCATCGGCTATCATGCCGCGGCGGGGCTGGTGGCCAATGGAGCTGCCGCCCTGGCTGCGATTGGAGTGCACGTGCTGGCGACGGCGGGTGTCCCGCCGGAGGTGGCCCCCAAGATGCTCGGACCCTTGCTGCACAGCGTCGCAGACAACATAAAAGCCCTAGGATTCCCGGATGCTCTCACCGGTCCGGTGCGCCGCGGCGAACCGCAATCGGTCGCGCGTCACCTGGAACTGTTGCGCGCGCGTGTCCCGGACGCCGTACCCCTCTTTATTGCGGCTGGTTTCGCGCAGTTACCCCTCGCCAAAGCGCTCGGAGAAGCCCCCGCTTCCTCCTTTGATGCCATTCGCTCCATTCTCCATGACGCGGCGACCCCGACCGCGTCGTCCACCACGTTGTCCCCAGGATCTTCCCTGGCACCCACACCGTCCAATGAACAGATGCCGCGGGAATAA
- the nadD gene encoding nicotinate (nicotinamide) nucleotide adenylyltransferase, with protein MTETEPATPPEPAEVVAVFGGSFNPPHIGHVLMAVIVLSTCAVDRVLVIPTYSHPFAKQLAPFDDRVRMMELAMAGVARVEISRIEEALGGESRTLRTLEHLHAEHPSWKLRLVMGADLLAESPKWYAFDKIAALAPPIVLGRVGFDIPGAPPPVLPAISSTEIRAIVARGAWAELEPLVPRAVVEHIRAHALYTS; from the coding sequence GTGACGGAGACGGAGCCCGCCACGCCCCCGGAACCTGCCGAGGTCGTGGCGGTCTTCGGTGGGAGCTTCAACCCGCCGCACATCGGGCACGTGCTGATGGCCGTGATCGTGCTGAGCACCTGCGCGGTCGATCGCGTGCTCGTGATCCCGACGTACAGCCACCCTTTCGCCAAGCAGCTGGCCCCCTTCGACGATCGCGTGCGCATGATGGAGCTCGCCATGGCCGGCGTCGCACGCGTCGAAATCTCGCGCATCGAAGAGGCGCTCGGCGGTGAGAGCCGCACCTTGCGCACGCTCGAGCATCTGCACGCGGAGCACCCCTCGTGGAAGCTCCGCCTGGTGATGGGGGCCGATCTCCTCGCCGAATCCCCAAAGTGGTACGCGTTCGACAAGATCGCGGCGCTGGCACCGCCCATCGTCCTCGGACGGGTCGGCTTCGACATACCGGGCGCGCCACCTCCGGTGCTGCCGGCCATCTCGAGCACGGAGATCCGCGCCATCGTCGCGCGGGGCGCCTGGGCGGAGCTCGAACCGCTGGTCCCGCGCGCCGTGGTGGAGCATATTCGCGCGCACGCGCTCTACACGTCGTAG